A window of Candidatus Methylomirabilis tolerans contains these coding sequences:
- a CDS encoding Trm112 family protein, translating to MIDKELLEILACPACKAEVVLDEPAARIICTACGRRYPVRDGIPVMLIDEAEAGPPAKK from the coding sequence ATGATCGATAAAGAGCTTCTGGAGATCTTAGCCTGCCCCGCCTGCAAGGCCGAAGTGGTGCTGGACGAGCCGGCCGCCAGAATTATTTGCACTGCCTGCGGGCGGCGCTATCCTGTTCGGGACGGCATCCCGGTCATGCTGATCGATGAGGCGGAAGCCGGGCCGCCGGCAAAGAAATAA
- the rimI gene encoding ribosomal protein S18-alanine N-acetyltransferase: MTMSKTRLAVTCHSMRREDLPEVLVIESLSFAEPWTEEMFLHDFTSEEIAEPLVARVDEGAGERIVGFLCAWIVSGELHINNIAVHPRYRGRGVASQLLEEMLGRAHAKGVTVGYLEVRASNEAAAALYKGYGFRPISRRRNYYDHPLEDAIVMRKEPF; the protein is encoded by the coding sequence ACTCGCAGTGACATGCCATTCCATGCGCAGGGAAGACCTGCCGGAGGTATTGGTGATCGAGAGCCTCTCGTTCGCCGAACCGTGGACCGAGGAGATGTTCCTGCACGACTTTACCTCCGAGGAGATCGCCGAACCGCTCGTGGCAAGGGTGGATGAAGGTGCCGGAGAGCGGATCGTGGGCTTCCTGTGCGCATGGATCGTCAGCGGTGAGCTTCATATTAATAATATTGCGGTGCATCCGCGCTATCGAGGGCGCGGAGTTGCCTCTCAACTGCTGGAAGAGATGCTTGGCCGAGCCCATGCCAAGGGTGTCACAGTAGGTTACCTGGAAGTGAGAGCGTCGAATGAGGCGGCTGCTGCGCTGTACAAGGGTTACGGCTTTCGACCGATCAGTCGCCGCCGCAACTACTACGATCACCCTCTGGAAGATGCGATCGTCATGCGTAAGGAGCCGTTCTGA